The Haloplanus natans DSM 17983 DNA segment GTGTCGAACCTGCCGGCCCTGCTTCTCGACCCGCAACCCGGCGACCGGGTGTGGGACGCCTGCGCCGCCCCGGGCAGCAAGACCACGCAACTCGCGGCGCTCGTGGACGACGACGGCCTCCTCGTCGGCAACGACAACAACCTCGGTCGCCTCTCCGCGCTCCGCCACAACGCCGAACGCCTCGGAGTGACGAACCTCGTCGTCACCAACCAAGACGCGCGCAACTTCTCGCTGAAGCCGCTCGGGGAGGCACGCGGCGGCGTCGACGCCTTCGACCGCGTCCTCGTCGACGCGCCCTGTTCCTGCGAGGGGACGATCCGCAAGAACCCCGACGCCTTCGACACCTGGAGCCTGGACCACGTCCACAGCGTCGCCGGCGTCCAGAAGGGAATCCTCCGGCGGGCGGTCCAGGCGACCCGCCCCGGCGGGACCGTCGTCTACTCCACCTGTACGTTCGCGCCCGAGGAGAACGAGGCGGTGCTTGATCACGTCCTCGACGCCGAGGACTGCCGTCTCGTCGAGGTCGATTCGCCGCTCGACGGCGTCCCCGGCGTCACCGAGTGGGACGGCGAGGAGTACGATCCGAGCGTCGCGAAGGCGCTCCGAATCTACCCACACCACAACGACACGGGCGGGTTCTTCTGTGCGAAAGTGGAGGTAGGAGGATGAAAAACGACGGCCAGCGCTTCGACCGCCTGCCCGCCACGGCCGCCGACCGCGAGGTAGCGGGGCGAGCGACCCGGCGCGAGGTGATCGAGTGGTGGGTCGACCGATTCGGCGTGCCCGCAGACACGTTCGACGGCGACACCTTCTGGGAGAAGGGCGCGGGGAAGGTGTGGATCTTCGCCGCCGATCTGCCTACCCCCACCGCTGTGGAGGGTCTCGGCATGACGTTCCTGCGCACCCGACAGGAACACTGGAAGCCGACGACCAACGCCGTCCAGCGGTTCGGACGGGAAGCGACACGGAACGTCATCACGCTCGAGGAAGCCGACGCCCGGCGCTTTCTCGCCGGCGATGACCTCGAACCCGAGTGGGACGGCGACTGGGGCTATCTGATCGTCGCTCACGAACTCGCGGGCGGCGCCGAACCCATCGGCGTCGGCCTCTACGTCCACGACGAGTTGCGGTCGGTGGTGCCGAAAGGGCGGCGTGCGTCGTTGTCGCCGCCGGAGTAAGGGCGGCGTGCGTCGTCGCCGTCACGGGGGTAGGTATAACACCCCACCTGTCGTTTCCCTGAACGGTGTTTCAGGATGGCGTATTTCGAAGCTACCGACGGCGTACCGATCTACTACACCGACCGCGGTGAAGGCGACCCAGTTCTCCTGATTCACGGGTGGACGATGAACTCGACGTACTGGTGGCAGCGCAACGTCGACGCCCTCGCCGAGGAGCACCGGGTCGTCGCGATGGACCTCCGGGGTCACGGCAAGTCGGGGAAGACGGACGCGGGGCATACGCTCGCGGGGTACGCCCGCGACGTACGCGGGTTGATCGACCACCTCGACCTCGACGGCGTGACGCCCGTCGGGTGGTCGATGGGAACGGCGGTGATCCTCAACTACGTCGACCAGTTCGGGACCGACGGGCTGTCGAAGGTTGTCTTCGTCGACCAGAGCCCGAAGTTCCACACCGACGACGGGTGGGAGCACGGCCTGTTGGGCGAGTTCTCGGGGGAGGCGGCGACGGAACTCGCGACCAACTTGGAGTACAACCGGCCGTCGGCCGGCAAGCCGTTCGTGCAGGCGATGTTCGCCGACACGATCGACGACCGCCTCGTCGACGAGATGTACGCCGAGACGACGAAGACGCCGACGGGCGTCACCGTCGATATCTTCCTCGATATGACGTACTCGGATCTCCGGCCCGTGGTGAGCGAGGTGGACGTGCCCGCGCTCCTGATCTACGGCGAGCAAAGCGACATCTTTCCGACGGACGTGGGTGCGTGGCTCGAAGACGCGATGCCGAACGCGACCCACGTCCCCTTCACGGACAGCGGCCACTGCCCGTTCTGGGAGGAAGCGGAACGGTTCAACGAGGAGGTCGCCCGGTTCGTCTAGCGGACGACGACGCGACCGGTCATGCCCGACCCCTCGTGTGGGACACAGAAGTAGTCGTAGGTGCCGGCGGTGGCGAACGTGTGTTCGTAGGCGTCGTCCGGGGCGACGACGCCGCCGGTGATGTCGTTTCGCGCGGCGCGTTCGGACTCGAACCCGCCGCTGGCGAAGTAAGCGTCGTCGGCCGGAACCTTCCCGCCGTAGGCTGTCACCGTGTGTCCCACGTCGTCGTGGTTGACCCAACGGACGGTCGTCCCGGCGTCGACGCCGAGGCGTTCCGGGTCGTACGTGAAGTCGCCGGCCATCGAGACGCGCTTCGCGTCGGCCGATCCGCCGACGGACGAACAGCCGGCGAGGGCGACGAGCCCCGCCCCGCCGAGTCGAAGGACGCCTCGGCGTCTCATAGCGCGACGAGGAGGTCGGTGGCGTACATCACGACGAGACCGACGAGGAAGGCGACGAGGTTGAGCGCCGTCCCAGTGCGGCCACGGCGGCCGATCATCCCGCGGAGTTCCCAGACGACCTGCAGGATGGCGCCGACGCCGACGGCGAGAAAGAGCGCCCCGAGCGTCGGCGAGTAGGCCAGACTGCCCAGCCACCCGCCGAGGATGACGGGCGCTCCTGCGAGGGCACCCAGAGCGGCGAACTGCGACAGCGGTGGGCGCTCGCCGCGGGCGACGGGCGCCACCACGGCAGGACCCTCCGTCACGTTGTGGATCATGAACCCGATGACGAGGAAGGCGCCGAGCGAGACGCGGCCGAGGGCGAACGAACTCCCGATGGCGAGACCCTCCGCGAGGTTGTGGAGGCCGATGCCGAGAGCGACGAGATAGGCGATCCAGAGCCCGCTCCGTGCGCGTTCGTCGCCGTCCGCCGCCCGCCCCTCACGCCACGCGCTGACCGACTGCACCGCGAGGAGGGCACCGAGGATGCCGAGGGCAACGAGCGCCGGCCCCTCGAACGCGCCGGGCACCCGGTCGGCGAGTTCGAACGCCTCGAATCCGGCGTCGAACGCGAGGAAGACGAGGATGCCGGCTGAAAAGGCGAGGATGGCGTGGAGCCAGCGGTCGCTCATCGACTGCAGGAAGGGGAACCACAGCATCCCCAGGGCGACGGGGATGACGCCGACGAACAGGCCGATGACGACCATCGTCACGAGGAGGTCGGTCGTCAGCCCCGGCGACTCGCTGGGCGCGACGAGGGAGTGGTGGACCGTCGACCCGTCCGAGAGGACGAGCGCGAACTCGAGGTCCCAGCCGGGGTTCCAGTGGTACGGAACGACCACCCGCGCGCTCTGCCGGGGGGCGAGCGTGGCGTCCCCGCCCGCGCCCCGCACGTCGAAGTTCCAGTACGCCTCGGCGACGAGCACCTGCGAAATCGTCACCGAGTCGGGGCCGTTGTTCGTGACGTGGAGAACGACCGTCTCGTCGTCCGGCAGGGTGGTGTGGGTCACCGTCACGTCGGGCAGGGGGTCGCCGCCGGCATCGAGCGACGCGAACGGGCTTGTGACGACGAAACCGACGACGATGAGCGCCAGTAAGACGACGGGGAGGGCGGCCGCGACCCAGCGCGGCAGGCCAAGCGGCCGGTCGGCTCGGTGTAGCGTTCCGCCGTCGGTGGATTTGCTCATCTCAGACCACCTCGAAGAAGCTCATCCACCCGAGTTCGGCGAACTCGGACTGGTGGGCGTGGAACATATACAGGCCGGGGTCGTGGGTCGAGTAGTCCAGTTCGAGGATGCCTCGCTGTGCCTGACACTGCATGATCGTATCGATCGTCTCGTGGGTCGGTCGCAACGTGGTCCCGTGGTCGTAGTAGTCGAAGAACTGCGAGTGGGTGTGAAAGGAGTTGACGAGGTCGAACTCGATGGCGTTGATGAGATACACCCGCTGGCGACGTGTCCGGTCGATCTGGATGGGGTGTTTCGTCTCGCCGGCCGCCCAGTTGCCCTCGCCGTCAGTCTCGCCGACGCCGTAGGCGAACGCGCGGGTGTTGACCGCGTACACCTCGTTACCCCCGTCGAAGTTCGTGTCGAAGCCGTTCATCACCATCACCATCTCGTCGACGGCGTCGTTTGCGGCGGACTCGTGGTTCCGCGACTCCGCCTCGCTGACGAGGTCGGCGCGGAGTTCCTCGGTGATCTGTGAGGAGTGGAAATCGCAGTACTCCGCGGGTCGCTCGGCGACCCGTACGGGGTCGGGATCGACGACGATCGCGCCGTAGAGGCCGCGGTGGATGTGCTCCTTGAGCGGGAGCGAGTGGCAGTGATAGAAGTGACAGCCCGCGGGCTGGGCGATCCACTCGTAGGTGTAGGACTCGCCGGTGTCGAGGACGCCGGGGCCGTTGGTCGGAACCCCGTCCATCGCTGGGTTCGGGTTCCGCAGATGCGGGTGGATGGTGTGGGCGTGGCGCCCGAGGTTCTCGAAGTGGACGCGGATCAGGTCGCCCTCGACGGCGCGGAGCGTGGGACCGGGCACCTGCCCGTTGTACGCCCACGCCGAGAACTCGATGCCCGGCGCGATAGCGACGGACGTATCGATGGCGGTGAGCGTGAACTCCCGGACCGTCCGGCCGTCCTCCTCGTAGACGTCCTGCGGGACGTTCTCGCTCTCGCCGTTCCCGGTGTTGAACCGCCTGAGGTAGTCGTGCGGATCGAAATCGAGGTCGCGGTACTCGCCGACGGCGCCGAAGTTGCCGTGGCGGTGGTCGTCCTCGTCGTGGCCCGCCGAGGCGTCGTGGCGATCCGCCCGGCCGACGCCGGCCAGGGCCGACCCGCCGGCGAGTCCGAGGCCGCCGAGGACCGCCCGTCGAGTGGTCGTCAACTCCGATTCGAGCGAATCGGCCAACCGCGTCTCGAGTCGTTCGGTGAGCGCCCGTGCACGCCCGTACGTCGTCGAGGGCATCACGGCCCCATCCCCGAAATCGACGCCGAAAGCGTCCCCAGTGGACGCGAATTCATCTTGGTACTTGATGACATCATGATTATAAATTAGATGTGTCTAAATATAAACTTTGGCAACGTCCGTCGCGTTCGCTACGCGGTCACGGCGTCGGCGCTGTCGAGGCAGTGAACCAGGCGTCGCCTACTCCGCCCGTCGGAGCGTTCCACCGCTCAAGCCTTCCCACTCGACGCGGAGATCGAGCGCCGAGAGGACGGCGCTTGCGTCGTCGAGTCCGTACTCGTCGAGGATCGCTTCCGCTTCCGCCAGTGTTCGGCCGGGTTCGAGACGGTCGCCCACCGCGTCAAGGACGCCGGGGCGGACGAGCGTCCGCCCGACGCGTTCGTGATCGGGGAACGCCACCGAATCGAGAGCGTCCGCGCTCACCCCGTGGTCGGCGGCCAGAGCGTCGAGACCGATCACGTCCGCCTCGGGCCGGAGTTCGTCCGGCAGGGTGGCGCGGTTTTCCGTCACCAACTCCTCCTCGTACGCCCGAAGCGCGTCGACAACGTCCTTTACCCGCACCGATCCGGAGTAAGTGATCGCGCGGTGATCGCGTGTCTCTATCTCCTCCCCGACGCCGAGGCTCTCGTCGACGGCGACGAGCAGCTCAACGTCCTCGACATCGGCGAGTTGCCCGAGTTTCTTCTCGACGTATTCGGGCGTCCAGAAGCCCATGATCTCGAAGAAGACGGTGAAGTCGGCGAAGCGGTAGTCGAAGGCGAAGTCGGGGATCATCACCCGCGCGCCGGCGGCGAGGGGTTCGGGTTCGCGGGCGAGCTCCCAGTCGAGATCCAGTGCTCCGAATCGGGCGGCGAAGTCGGCCTCGACGCCGCTGTCGTAAGTCGGCTCCGCGACCGGTTCGACCCCCGGCACCGACACGTCGGCGTCGGTGAGGACGAGTTCGCGGTCGGTGCCCCGGTCGTC contains these protein-coding regions:
- a CDS encoding RsmB/NOP family class I SAM-dependent RNA methyltransferase, with amino-acid sequence MTPLERYESLVDEPDAFRAACDRPLPSVVRVNTIKATVERVRDALDAEGIYHVPTDWHPGVFRLPGDSPGRNWPHAHGWIHGQEEVSNLPALLLDPQPGDRVWDACAAPGSKTTQLAALVDDDGLLVGNDNNLGRLSALRHNAERLGVTNLVVTNQDARNFSLKPLGEARGGVDAFDRVLVDAPCSCEGTIRKNPDAFDTWSLDHVHSVAGVQKGILRRAVQATRPGGTVVYSTCTFAPEENEAVLDHVLDAEDCRLVEVDSPLDGVPGVTEWDGEEYDPSVAKALRIYPHHNDTGGFFCAKVEVGG
- a CDS encoding DUF790 family protein, which encodes MLTKDLLRVSRAGGGYHPQFADRSHRPLAARVMGLFESYVGRPRADLEAALADLEPEADHFKLVRGFAALCERDAAFETRAAVPPERARRVAFEAGETVGVVSEADRDRALSRAADRLGVDADALADSLYADRDPRQVLAAFDPRWGPDGLLTQYNLSLAQTALFDAVEVRIRSSDPKALISAVKRLGLMYEVRRTDTGREVVVTGPDHLFRRTRRYGTAFARLLRSVAKSSEWRLEATVDDRGTDRELVLTDADVSVPGVEPVAEPTYDSGVEADFAARFGALDLDWELAREPEPLAAGARVMIPDFAFDYRFADFTVFFEIMGFWTPEYVEKKLGQLADVEDVELLVAVDESLGVGEEIETRDHRAITYSGSVRVKDVVDALRAYEEELVTENRATLPDELRPEADVIGLDALAADHGVSADALDSVAFPDHERVGRTLVRPGVLDAVGDRLEPGRTLAEAEAILDEYGLDDASAVLSALDLRVEWEGLSGGTLRRAE
- a CDS encoding multicopper oxidase domain-containing protein, which produces MPSTTYGRARALTERLETRLADSLESELTTTRRAVLGGLGLAGGSALAGVGRADRHDASAGHDEDDHRHGNFGAVGEYRDLDFDPHDYLRRFNTGNGESENVPQDVYEEDGRTVREFTLTAIDTSVAIAPGIEFSAWAYNGQVPGPTLRAVEGDLIRVHFENLGRHAHTIHPHLRNPNPAMDGVPTNGPGVLDTGESYTYEWIAQPAGCHFYHCHSLPLKEHIHRGLYGAIVVDPDPVRVAERPAEYCDFHSSQITEELRADLVSEAESRNHESAANDAVDEMVMVMNGFDTNFDGGNEVYAVNTRAFAYGVGETDGEGNWAAGETKHPIQIDRTRRQRVYLINAIEFDLVNSFHTHSQFFDYYDHGTTLRPTHETIDTIMQCQAQRGILELDYSTHDPGLYMFHAHQSEFAELGWMSFFEVV
- a CDS encoding DUF7122 family protein, which translates into the protein MKNDGQRFDRLPATAADREVAGRATRREVIEWWVDRFGVPADTFDGDTFWEKGAGKVWIFAADLPTPTAVEGLGMTFLRTRQEHWKPTTNAVQRFGREATRNVITLEEADARRFLAGDDLEPEWDGDWGYLIVAHELAGGAEPIGVGLYVHDELRSVVPKGRRASLSPPE
- a CDS encoding ZIP family metal transporter yields the protein MSKSTDGGTLHRADRPLGLPRWVAAALPVVLLALIVVGFVVTSPFASLDAGGDPLPDVTVTHTTLPDDETVVLHVTNNGPDSVTISQVLVAEAYWNFDVRGAGGDATLAPRQSARVVVPYHWNPGWDLEFALVLSDGSTVHHSLVAPSESPGLTTDLLVTMVVIGLFVGVIPVALGMLWFPFLQSMSDRWLHAILAFSAGILVFLAFDAGFEAFELADRVPGAFEGPALVALGILGALLAVQSVSAWREGRAADGDERARSGLWIAYLVALGIGLHNLAEGLAIGSSFALGRVSLGAFLVIGFMIHNVTEGPAVVAPVARGERPPLSQFAALGALAGAPVILGGWLGSLAYSPTLGALFLAVGVGAILQVVWELRGMIGRRGRTGTALNLVAFLVGLVVMYATDLLVAL
- a CDS encoding plastocyanin/azurin family copper-binding protein; amino-acid sequence: MRRRGVLRLGGAGLVALAGCSSVGGSADAKRVSMAGDFTYDPERLGVDAGTTVRWVNHDDVGHTVTAYGGKVPADDAYFASGGFESERAARNDITGGVVAPDDAYEHTFATAGTYDYFCVPHEGSGMTGRVVVR
- a CDS encoding alpha/beta fold hydrolase — its product is MAYFEATDGVPIYYTDRGEGDPVLLIHGWTMNSTYWWQRNVDALAEEHRVVAMDLRGHGKSGKTDAGHTLAGYARDVRGLIDHLDLDGVTPVGWSMGTAVILNYVDQFGTDGLSKVVFVDQSPKFHTDDGWEHGLLGEFSGEAATELATNLEYNRPSAGKPFVQAMFADTIDDRLVDEMYAETTKTPTGVTVDIFLDMTYSDLRPVVSEVDVPALLIYGEQSDIFPTDVGAWLEDAMPNATHVPFTDSGHCPFWEEAERFNEEVARFV